In Zingiber officinale cultivar Zhangliang chromosome 3B, Zo_v1.1, whole genome shotgun sequence, a single window of DNA contains:
- the LOC121967146 gene encoding serine carboxypeptidase-like 2: MASKHSLLYDLSSTLVLLVLFCYSQAGVSGLNTIRHLPGFEGPLPFSLETGYVNVDEANDVQLFYYFIQSERNPKIDPLIVWITGGPGCSALSGLLFEIGPLQFDVSGYTEGLLPSLLYRQSSWTQAANIIFLDSPVGTGFSYSSTPQGQVTSDTISSNDVCTFMKKWYADHPSFISNPLYIGGDSYSGLVVPVIAQYIAEGRAQDDLQFNLKGYLVGNPSTDFAYDGNAIIPYAHGMGLISDELYEATKKSCKGVYQTPINAECDRNLQAVNQGLLGINNVHILEPLCFFASPKPGEASTSRRELPEENFKVPLLKADLPLSCRSSAYLLSYSWTNNDTVRQVLGIHKGTKPYWIRCNYGINCTNDVPSSLQYHLSLTSNGYRALVYSGDHDMTVPYLGTQAWIRSLNFSIVDDWRSWWVDSQIAGFTRRYSNNLTFVTIKGGGHTAPEYLPRECLVMVDRWLSEAPL, encoded by the exons ATGGCATCTAAGCATAGTCTTTTATATGACCTGTCTTCCACACTCGTTCTTCTGGTTCTGTTCTGCTATTCTCAGGCTGGCGTCTCAGGACTCAACACCATCAGGCATCTTCCAGGATTTGAGGGGCCTCTTCCTTTCTCTTTGGAAACAGG GTATGTGAACGTGGATGAGGCTAATGATGTGCAATTGTTCTACTACTTCATCCAATCTGAGAGAAATCCAAAAATTGATCCTCTAATAGTTTGGATAACAGGTGGTCCAGGATGTTCAGCTTTGTCAGGATTATTGTTTGAGATAG GTCCCCTACAATTTGATGTATCTGGCTACACTGAAGGCCTTCTCCCCTCTTTGCTGTACAGGCAATCCTCCtggacacaa GCGGCAAACATCATCTTTCTTGATTCACCAGTTGGCACTGGATTCTCCTACTCAAGTACCCCACAAGGTCAAGTAACTAGTGATACCATATCCTCCAATGATGTCTGCACATTTATGAAGAAG TGGTATGCTGACCACCCTTCATTCATCTCCAATCCCCTCTACATTGGTGGGGACTCCTACTCTGGCCTTGTAGTGCCGGTTATTGCTCAATACATAGCTGAAG GAAGAGCACAAGATGATTTGCAGTTCAATCTCAAG GGCTACCTAGTTGGTAATCCTTCCACAGATTTTGCCTATGATGGGAATGCAATAATCCCTTATGCCCATGGGATGGGTCTGATTTCTGATGAGCTTTATGAG GCAACTAAGAAGAGTTGCAAAGGGGTGTATCAGACTCCCATCAATGCAGAGTGTGACAGAAATTTACAAGCTGTGAATCAG GGATTGTTGGGGATCAACAATGTTCACATCCTGGAACCTCTGTGCTTCTTTGCAAGCCCAAAGCCAGGTGAAGCCTCCACAAGTAGAAGGGAGCTGCCTGAAGAAAATTTTAAGGTCCCATTGCTTAAGGCAGATCTTCCTTTGTCATGCAGG AGCTCTGCATACCTACTCTCCTACTCGTGGACAAACAATGACACTGTGAGACAAGTTCTTGGCATTCACAAA GGAACAAAGCCATACTGGATAAGGTGCAACTACGGTATTAACTGCACAAATGATGTTCCAAGTTCTTTACAGTATCATTTATCCTTAACTAGCAATGGCTATAGAGCTCTGGTATACAG TGGAGACCATGACATGACTGTGCCATATTTGGGGACACaagcatggataagatccctcaACTTCTCCATTGTGGATGATTGGAGGTCATGGTGGGTGGATAGCCAAATTGCCGG CTTCACAAGGCGATATTCGAATAATCTCACTTTTGTGACCATCAAA GGTGGTGGACATACAGCTCCAGAGTATCTACCAAGAGAATGTCTAGTGATGGTCGATAGGTGGCTTTCAGAAGCTCCTTTGTGA